A window of the Pseudomonas sp. B21_DOA genome harbors these coding sequences:
- a CDS encoding ABC transporter permease, with the protein MLKADSRDPAAWPRLLLTLLALALLWPGIQLSELDLGVLFQADSQNEMGRFVSAFWPPAHDQAFLQLLLKATLQTLAIATAGMALALLLAVPASLIASRGLSLSAASRGGVPSLLGRLLRWPVRGLLIFLRSVPEIVWALLFVRAVGLGPAAGVLAIAITYSGMLGKVYAEIFESTDQRPAHALLQAGSGRLAAFAYGTLPNVAAELLSYTVYRWECAIRASVVMGFVGAGGLGQQIDLSIRMFAGGEVASMLLTFLLLVLCADQLSRLLRWRLT; encoded by the coding sequence ATGCTGAAAGCTGATTCACGGGACCCGGCGGCGTGGCCGCGATTGTTGCTGACGCTGCTGGCGCTTGCGCTGTTGTGGCCGGGCATTCAACTCAGCGAGCTGGACCTGGGCGTGTTGTTTCAGGCCGATAGCCAGAACGAAATGGGCCGTTTCGTTTCGGCGTTCTGGCCCCCGGCGCACGATCAAGCGTTCCTGCAACTGCTGCTCAAAGCCACCCTGCAAACCTTGGCGATTGCCACGGCCGGCATGGCCCTGGCCCTGCTGCTGGCAGTGCCGGCCAGCCTGATCGCCAGTCGCGGGTTATCGCTCTCGGCGGCGTCACGGGGCGGCGTGCCGAGCCTGCTTGGGCGGTTGCTGCGCTGGCCGGTGCGCGGCTTGCTGATCTTTCTGCGCAGCGTGCCGGAAATCGTTTGGGCGCTGTTGTTCGTCCGCGCGGTCGGCCTCGGCCCGGCGGCGGGTGTGTTAGCCATCGCTATCACCTACAGCGGCATGCTCGGCAAGGTCTACGCAGAAATTTTCGAATCCACCGACCAGCGTCCGGCGCACGCGTTGTTGCAGGCCGGCAGCGGTCGACTGGCGGCGTTCGCTTACGGCACGTTGCCGAACGTCGCCGCCGAATTGCTCTCCTACACCGTCTACCGCTGGGAGTGCGCGATCCGTGCCTCGGTGGTGATGGGCTTTGTTGGTGCCGGTGGCCTGGGGCAACAGATTGACTTGTCGATCCGCATGTTCGCCGGCGGTGAAGTCGCCAGCATGTTGCTGACGTTCCTGCTGCTGGTGCTGTGCGCCGATCAACTCAGCCGTTTGCTGCGCTGGAGGCTGACATGA